The following proteins come from a genomic window of Lycium ferocissimum isolate CSIRO_LF1 chromosome 4, AGI_CSIRO_Lferr_CH_V1, whole genome shotgun sequence:
- the LOC132054045 gene encoding AT-rich interactive domain-containing protein 2-like, whose protein sequence is MQNAEELTNPTVEEKSDRLDLIYDVRDKLVIPVGPRFQADVPDWAGSQNEGKCKYKEDKSDTSKWLGTPVWPTDNNLENKEVNEELIGKGRTESCPCESPGSVECVKTHVKEERMKIKSELRTAFNAWNFDEMGEEVSNLWNAEEQEKFSSLVKMNQISKSKSFLKPALASFPCKSRKNIIDYYFNVHVPQRISSQTRSDCKVIDTDDEEGEEEVSTAKGSRKRNRTKTGVSPSSKSIKKKYLTGRR, encoded by the coding sequence ATGCAGAACGCAGAAGAACTAACGAATCCGACCGTTGAGGAGAAATCAGATCGGTTGGATCTGATCTATGATGTTCGCGACAAATTGGTAATCCCAGTAGGACCCAGGTTTCAGGCTGATGTTCCAGATTGGGCTGGCTCTCAGAATGAGGGTAAATGCAAGTATAAAGAGGACAAATCGGATACTTCTAAATGGCTTGGTACACCGGTATGGCCAACAGACAACAACCTAGAAAACAAGGAAGTTAACGAGGAGTTGATTGGGAAAGGGAGAACCGAATCTTGTCCTTGTGAGTCCCCTGGATCTGTTGAATGTGTTAAAACTCATGTTAAAGAAGAAAGGATGAAGATTAAGTCTGAACTGCGGACAGCCTTTAATGCCTGGAATTTTGATGAGATGGGAGAAGAAGTTTCCAACTTGTGGAATGCTGAGGAACAAGAAAAGTTCAGCTCCCTCGTTAAGATGAATCAGATATCTAAAAGTAAAAGCTTCTTGAAACCAGCATTAGCATCTTTTCCTTGCAAGAGTAGGAAAAACATCATCGACTATTACTTCAATGTTCACGTTCCTCAGCGTATCAGCTCACAGACTAGGTCAGATTGTAAAGTAATTGACACTGATGATGAGGAGGGGGAAGAGGAGGTCTCTACTGCCAAAGGTTCTCGGAAAAGAAATCGAACAAAAACAGGTGTCTCCCCTAGTTCTAAATCTATAAAGAAAAAGTACCTAACTGGTCGACGATGA